The genomic region ACTCGTCTTCATAACCGTTGCCAGCTCACGGGGCGCCCAAAGGCCTATTACCGTAAGCTGAAAGTCTCGCGTATCATGCTGCGTGAATTGGCCTCGAACGGCCAAATCCCCGGCATGGTTAAGTCGAGCTGGTAAGGAGGTCTGACAGATGAATGATCCTCTTGGTGATATGCTGACCCGCATCCGCAATGCACAGATGCGTGGTAAGTCCACAGTCGTGACGCCCGCTTCCAAGCTGCGTGCTTGGGTTTTGGATGTGTTGGCCGATGAAGGCTATATCCGCGGCTACGAGCGCACCTCTGATGCCGCAGGGCATCCTGCGCTGGAAATCAGCCTGAAATACTATGAAGGCAGCCCCGTGATCCGCGAGATTAAGCGCGTATCCACCCCCGGTCGTCGTGTTTACATGAACGTGCAGGATATTCCGCAGGTTCGGCAAGGTCTTGGTGTTTCCATCGTCTCCACCTCCAAAGGTGTGATGTCCGATGCGAATGCACGTCAGGCCAATGTCGGCGGCGAAGTTCTCTGCACCGTATTCTAAGGAGGCCTGAAGCATGTCTCGTATTGGGAAAAAACCGGTCGGACTGCCTGGTGGTGTAACAGCCACTGTGTCGGGCCAGACGATTGAGGTGAAGGGGCCAAAAGGCACCCGTAGCTTTACCGCCACCGATGATGTCACAATCGCAGTCAATGACAACGCGGTTGATGTGACACCACGCGGCAAGTCCAAGCGTGCGCGCCAGCAATGGGGTATGAGCCGTTCGATGGTTCAGAACCTCGTCACTGGCGTGACGGATGGCTTCAAGAAAGAGCTGGAGATCACAGGTGTGGGTTACCGCGCCGCGATCCAAGGCAATGTTCTGAAACTGTCCTTGGGCTACAGCCACGATGTGGATTTCCAAGTGCCACAAGGTGTGACGGTGACAACACCAAAGCCAACCGAAGTGGTGATCGAAGGGATTGATCAGCAATTGGTCGGTCAGGTTGCAGCAAACATTCGCGAATGGCGCGCGCCCGAGCCCTATAAGGGCAAGGGGATCCGCTATAAGGGCGAATATATCTTCCGCAAGGAAGGTAAGAAGAAGTAAGGGCGACGAAGATGGCAAACAGCAAACGAGAACTGTTCCTCAAGCGCCGCCTGCGCGTTCGGAACAAGCTGCGGAAAATGGCAGACGGGCGCGCGCGCCTCTCTGTTCACCGCTCGAACAAGAATATCAGCGTTCAGTTGATCGACGATGTAAAAGGCGTGACTTTGGCCTCGGCATCTTCGCTCGAAAAAGATCTGGGCGTTGTTGGCAAGAACAATGTCGAAGCGGCCGCAAAAGTGGGCGCAGCGATTGCAGACCGTGCAAAGAAAGCGGGCGTGTCGGAATGCTATTTCGACCGTGGCGGTTTCTTGTTCCACGGCCGCGTCAAAGCTTTGGCTGACGCAGCCCGCGAAGGTGGTTTGAAGTTCTAATCCATGTAGGCGGCGCGCAAGTGCCGCCTCGATGATCGGGGAGAGGGCCTTTTATGTGCCCCTCACTGCGATTGACCAAAACAGGCGCGCGGGATGCGCCAGAACTAAAGGATGCCAAACATGGCAGAACGTGAACAACGTCGGGGCCGTCGCCGCGAAGAGCGCGAAGAAACCCCAGAATTCGCCGACCGTCTGGTCGCAATCAACCGCGTATCGAAGACCGTAAAAGGTGGTAAGCGTTTCGGCTTTGCCGCTCTGGTGGTTGTCGGTGACCAGCGTGGTCGTGTGGGCTTTGGCAAAGGTAAAGCCAAAGAAGTGCCTGAAGCGATCCGTAAGGCAACCGAACAAGCCAAGCGCAACCTTATTCGCGTGCCTCTGCGCGAAGGCCGCACCCTGCACCACGATGCGCAGGGCCGTCATGGCGCAGGCAATGTCGTGATGCGCACCGCCCCTGAAGGGACGGGGATCATCGCGGGTGGTCCAATGCGCGCCGTGTTCGAAATGCTTGGTATCAAGGACGTTGTTGCGAAATCATTGGGCTCGCAGAACCCCTATAACATGATCCGCGCAACCCTTGATGGTCTGCGTCAGGAAAGCTCGCCTCGTCAGGTGGCTGCGCGCCGCGGCAAGAAAGTTGCCGACATCCTGCGCAAGCCCGAAGCCGAAGTTGCGGCAGACGCCTGAGGAGAGTGAGCAATGGCTAAAACTATCGTTGTAAAACAGATCGGCTCGCCGATCCGCCGCCCTCAAGATCAGCGCGCAACGCTGATTGGTTTGGGTTTGAACAAGATGCACAAAACCCGCGAGTTGGAAGATACCCCTTCCGTGCGTGGCATGATCAACAAGATCCCGCATCTGGTAGAAATCATTGAGGAGCGCGGTTAATCCGCGCCCTTAATCCTGCCCCATCTGTCTGGGGCGCTTTTGATCATTGTGCCGCGTTTGCCGCCACGGTCGCTCGGGTGGTAATTCCGGCTAGAGGAGTAGCGACATGAAACTGAATGAATTGCGCGATAACCCAGGTGCAACCAAGAAAGCCAAGCGTATTGGCCGTGGCCCTGGTTCTGGCAAAGGTAAAATGGGTGGCCGTGGTATCAAAGGTCAGAAATCCCGTTCGGGTGTGGCCATCAACGCCTATGAAGGCGGTCAGATGCCCCTCTATCAGCGCCTTCCAAAGCGTGGCTTCAACAAGCCAAACCGCAAAGAATTCGCTGTCATCAATTTGGGCCTGATCGAGAAATTCCTCGAGGCGGGCAAATTGGACGCAAAAGCAGAAATCACCGAAGATGCATTGGTTGCATCGGGCTTGGTGCGCCGGAAATTGGACGGCATCCGCGTTTTGGCCAAAGGTGACATCTCGAAGAAAGTAACGATCACTGTCACAGGTGCTTCCAAAGCAGCGGTTGAAGCTGTTGAAAAAGCAGGTGGCAAGCTCAACGTAGCGGCACCAGCAGCGACAGAGTAATCTGCCGCAGGCTTTCGACCAAGATGAGCCTTGAGACTTGCGGCTGAGCCGCATACATCAAGGGCAGGGTTTTTCGCGCCGCAAGATCGCAAGCTCGGTCTTGCGGCGCAATACATGATGAGGGGCGGTATGGCTTCAGCAGCTGAACAGATGGCGGCTAATCTGAGTTGGAAGTCGTTTGGCAAAGCGTCCGAATTGCGCCAGCGCATTTGGTTCACGCTTGGTCTTTTGATCATTTATCGGATCGGCACCTATATTCCTGTTCCAGGGATTGACGGGCAAGAGTTGCGCAATTTCTTTGACGCGGCCTCTGCAGGTCTGGGCGGTGTTTTGAACATGTTCACAGGCGGCGCCCTAAGCCGCATGGGTGTGTTCGCATTGGGGATCATGCCATATATCTCGGCCTCGATCATTGTGCAGCTGATGACCTCGATGGTGCCTGCCTTGGAGCAGTTGAAGAAAGAGGGCGAACAGGGCCGTAAGAAAATCAACCAATATACGCGCTACGGCACGGTCGCCTTGGCAACCGCGCAGGCCTATGGTCTGGCTGTCAGCATGGAGTCGGGCGGTCTTGCCTCGGATCCGGGTTGGTATTTCCGCGCGGCCTGTGTGATCACCCTTGTGGGCGGCACGATGTTCCTGATGTGGCTTGGTGAGCAGATCACGCAGCGCGGCATCGGTAACGGCATTTCTCTGATCATCTTTGTCGGTATCATCGCAGAAATCCCTGCAGCTCTGGCGCAGTTTTTTGAACAGGGCCGTTCTGGTGCCTTGTCCACGCCTATGGTTTTGGGCGTGATTGTGATGTTGATCGCAACGCTGTTTTTCGTGGTGTTTATGGAACGCAGCCTGCGCAAGATCCACATCCAATACCCCCGCCGCCAAGTCGGCATGAAGGTCTATGATGGCGGCAGCAGTCATTTGCCGATCAAAGTTAACCCTGCGGGCGTGATCCCAGCGATCTTCGCATCATCCTTGTTGTTGTTGCCAACAACCATGACGACCTTTTCGGGCAGTGAGGCGGCAGGGCCAGTTCTGTCATGGATCCTTGCAAATTTTGGCCCCGGTCAGCCCCTCTATCTGCTGTTCTTTGCAGGTATGCTGATTTTCTTCACCTATTTCTACACGCTGAACGTGGCCTTTAAGACCGATGATGTGGCGGACAATCTGAAAAACCAAAATGGGTTTATCCCAGGCATCCGTCCTGGTCAGCGCACTTCGGAATATTTGGAATATGTGGTGAACCGCGTTCTTGTGCTTGGTGCAGGGTATTTGACCTTGGTCGCCCTCTTGCCGGAGATTGTGCGCTCGAACTTGTCAATCACGGCTTATTTCGGCGGCACATCCATTCTGATCATCGTATCGGTCGGCATGGATACGGTGCAGCAGATCCAATCGCATTTGCTAGCCCATCAATACGAGGGCTTGCTTGAGCGCTCTCAATTGCGTGGTCGCAAAGGGACGGGCGCGGGGCGTGCCAAGCGCCGCACGCCACAGCGCAAATGACCGCGATTATTCTTCTCGGCCCCCCAGGTGCGGGCAAGGGAACCCAAGCGCGCCTCTTGGTTGAGGCGCGTGGCATGGTTCAGCTTTCCACTGGGGATATGTTGCGCGAGGCGCAGGCCTCTGGCACGGAAATGGGCAAACGGGTCGCCGATGTGATGGCCCGTGGTGAATTGGTGACGGATGAGATTGTCATTGGCCTGATCCGCGAGAAACTAGATGCTGGCCCTGCTGGCGGCGTCATCTTTGACGGGTTTCCCCGCACCTTGGCACAGGCAGATGCGCTTGAGGCATTGCTGGCCGAGATGGGTCTTGCACTTGATGCCGTGATTGAAATGCGTGTGGATGATGAGGCCCTTGTGGCGCGGATCACGGCGCGCTCAACCTGCGGTGGTTGCGGTGAGGTGTATAATGACATCACCAAACCAATTCCTGCCGATGGCACCTGCAGCACCTGTGGCGCTACCGAGTTCAAGCGCCGCGCGGATGACAATGAAGACAGTCTGCGACAGCGCCTGATGGAATATTACAAAAAGACATCGCCGCTGATTGGCTACTACTATGCCAAGGGGCATTTGCAGGCGGTGGATGGTTTGGGCGAGATTGATGCGGTCGCAAGCGGCATCGCAGCCATATTGGATCAGCCCAAATCTTAACCCCTATCCCCTTGACTGGCGGGGGGAAAAAGCCTATGCGCAGGCTTCCCATTAAGGGAATCATCGGGCGGATGCCGCCCGGTAAATCGAAAAAGGTCTTGCGGCTTTTTTGCAGCAAGACCTTTTGGTTGTGAAAAAAGGTTCTGGGGCTACGGAACCGCAACGAGAGGAAAGATAAGTGGCACGTATCGCAGGGGTCAACATCCCCACAGCCAAGCGCGTTCCTATTGCGCTGACATATATCACTGGCATTGGCCAATCATCCGCATATTCAATCTGCGAAGCCGTAGGGATCGACCCTGCGCGCCGCGTGAATGAATTGTCTGACGCCGAAGTCTTGAAAATTCGTGAACATATCGATGCGAACTTCACCGTAGAAGGTGACTTGCGCCGTGAAGTTCAGATGAACGTAAAGCGTTTGATGGATTTGGGGTGCTATCGTGGCCTCCGTCATCGCCGCAACCTGCCTGTGCGCGGTCAGCGCACCCACACCAACGCGCGAACCCGTAAGGGGCCTGCAAAGGCAATCGCGGGTAAGAAGAAGTAAGGGGAGGCAGATAAATGGCTCGTGATAAGACCCGCGTAAAACGCAAAGAACGTAAAAACATCGCCGCTGGTGTGGCGCATGTGAACAGCTCGTTCAACAACACAAAAATCCTGATCTCTGACGTGCAGGGCAATGCGATCTCTTGGTCGTCTGCTGGCACGATGGGGTTCAAGGGCAGCCGTAAATCCACCCCCTATGCCGCGCAGATGGCCGCAGAAGATGCGGGCCGCAAGGCACAGGAACATGGTGTTAAAACACTCGAAGTCGAAGTGCAGGGGCCAGGCTCTGGTCGTGAATCCGCACTTCGTGCTTTGGCCGCTGTTGGGTTTCAGATCACGTCTATTCGTGACGTGACCCCAATCGCGCACAATGGCTGCCGCCCGCCAAAGCGTCGCCGCGTGTGACAAGTGCGATTTTTCTTGGGCCGCGTGCGCGTCACGCGGCCTGAGTGGTTATTTGATCCTCGAGCGTCTCTGGCCTTGGATCGGTCAGCGACAGGAATGGAGGCTCCACAATGATCCATAAGAATTGGCAAGAACTGATCAAGCCAACCCAGCTGGTTGTAAACCCTGGCACCGACCCTGCGCGCAAGGCAACAGCGATTGCCGAGCCGCTTGAGCGTGGCTTTGGTCTGACGCTTGGCAACGCGCTTCGCCGCGTTTTGATGAGCTCGCTGCAAGGCGCGGCCATTACCTCTGTGCAGATCGACAACGTCTTGCACGAGTTTTCCTCGGTCGCTGGTGTGCGCGAGGATGTAACGGATATCGTTCTCAACCTCAAAGGCGTGGCCTTGCGCATGGAAGTTGAGGGGCCAAAGCGCCTTTCCGTGACCGCAAAAGGGCCTAAGGTTGTCACCGCAGGCGACATTTCCGAAAGCGCAGGTATCGAAGTTCTGAACAAGGATCACGTGATCTGTCACTTGGATGACGGCGCGGATTTCTTCATGGAACTGACGGTGAACACGGGCAAAGGCTATGTCTCTGCAGACAAAAACCGCCCAGAAGATGCGCCAATTGGTCTGATCCCGATTGACGCGATCTATTCGCCCGTCAAGAAAGTATCCTATGACGTGCAGCCGACCCGTGAAGGTCAGGTTCTCGATTATGACAAACTGACTGTCAAAGTCGAAACAGATGGCTCGGTCACCCCTGAGGATGCCTTGGCCTATGCTGCACGTATTTTGCAGGATCAATTGCAGATCTTCGTCAACTTTGACGAGCCAGAAGCCGCAGGTCGTCAGGATGATGATGATGATCTCGAATTCAACCCACTGCTTCTCAAGAAGGTGGACGAGTTGGAATTGTCGGTTCGCTCTGCAAACTGCCTGAAGAACGACAACATCGTCTATATCGGTGATCTGATTCAGAAAACCGAAGCCGAGATGCTGCGCACGCCAAACTTTGGCCGCAAATCCTTGAACGAGATCAAGGAAGTGCTGTCTGGCATGGGTCTGCATTTGGGAATGGATATCGTTGATTGGCCGCCAGACAATATCGAAGAGCTGGCCAAGAAATACGAAGACAATTTTTGATTTCGCAAGGGGCGCGTGTGATGCGCGCCTCTCGCACCCCCCGGGCATCCCGCCCCAATAAGGAGAGAGACGCAACGCACGGCTCTCGGACAAAGCATGAAATGAAGGAGATTTAACCATGCGTCACGGATCTGGCTATCGCCGTCTGAACAGAACCCATGAACACCGCAAAGCGATGTTCTCGAACCTTGCTGGCTCATTGATTGAGCATGAGCAGATCAAAACCACCCTGCCTAAGGCGAAAGACCTGCGCCGTGTGGTTGAGAAGCTGATCACATTGGGCAAGCGCGGTGACTTGCACGCACGCCGTCAAGCGGCTGCTGCGCTGAAGCAAGACGCCCATGTAAAGAAATTGTTCGAAGTTCTTGGCCCCCGCTATGCGGAGCGTCAGGGCGGCTATGTGCGCGTTCTCAAGGCGGGTTTCCGCTATGGTGATATGGCGCCAATGGCCATCATCGAATTCGTGGATCGTGATCCCGAAGCAAAAGGTGCCGCAGACCGTGCGCGCCTTGCTGCAGAAGAAGCGGCTGCTGAATAAGCACACCCCTTTTGCGAATAGTTTTGAAAACCCCTCGCGCCAATCGCGGGGGGTTTTCTTTTTGTGCGACCGCGCATGGGGGATTTTCCTCTGCCCCTGCAAAGGCTAGGCTTTGGCCATGAGTGATCTCTTTCAATCTGATCCAGACCCCTCCTCAAAGGCGCAGGCTATGCGCCCCTTGGCAGATCGTGTGCGCCCGTCCGAGTTGAAGGATGTGATTGGTCAGCAGCATTTGCTAGGGCCTGAGGGCAGTTTGCGGTTGATGTTGGATGCCGGGGCGCTGTCCTCGTTGGTTTTCTGGGGGCCACCTGGTGTGGGAAAGACCACGCTTGCACGGCTTTTGGCGCGCGAGACGGATTTCCACTTTGAACAAATCAGCGCGATTTTTTCTGGCGTGGCAGAGCTGCGCAAAACATTCGATGCCGCAAAGCTGCGCCGCAAAGCGGGGCAGGGCACGCTTTTATTCGTGGATGAAATCCACCGCTTTAACAAAGCCCAACAAGATAGTTTTTTGCCCCTGATGGAGGATGGCACAATCTTATTAGTGGGGGCCACGACCGAGAACCCCAGTTTCGAGATCAATTCCGCTGTGCTGTCCCGCGCGCAGGTTCTCACCTTGAACCGCCTCAGCGAGGGCGACCTGCGCGCCCTTTTGGCACGGGCTGAGCGCGAATTGGCGCGCGATTTGGCCTTGCCTGAAGAAACTCAAGCGGCACTCATTGCAATGGCCGATGGGGACGGGCGTGCCATGTTAAACCTCATCGAACAGGTGGCTGCATGGCCCGACCATGCGGGGGTGTCCGCAGCAACGCTCTCTGCGCGGCTACAGCGCCGCGCTGCGCAATATGACAAGTCGGGCGATGGCCATTACAACCTGATTTCTGCTTTGCACAAATCCATTCGCGGGTCTGATCCAGATGCGGCTCTCTATTGGTTCTCGCGCATGTTGGAGGGGGGCGAAGACCCGCGGTTCTTGGCGCGCCGTCTGACGCGTATGGCGGTAGAGGATATTGCCCTTGCTGACCCACAGGCGCAGCAGGTGTGTTTGGCCGCGTGGCAAAGCTACGAGAGTTTGGGGTCGCCCGAGGGTGAGCTGGCCTTGGCCAATGCTGTGATTTATCTGGCCCTCGCGCCAAAATCGAATGCCGCCTATGTCGCCTATAAGGCCGCGCGTAAATTGGCGGCGCAGACAGGGTCACTTGCCCCTCCGAAGCATATCTTAAACGCCCCGACCAAGCTGATGAAAGAGCAGGGCTATGGCGCAGGCTATGCCTATGATCACGATGCAGAAGATGGGTTTTCTGGGCAGAATTACTTTCCCGATACAATCACGCGCCCCAGTTTCTATGAACCTGTGGAACGTGGGTTTGAGCGCGATCTTGGAAAGCGGGTAGCATATTTTGCGAAGCTTAGGCGCGACCGAAACCGCGATGAGTGACCCGTGCCGCGGCTTTTGGTTGACAACAGACAGGCAGGGGCAGAAAGAGCCACCCATGATTTGGACAGTTTTTCAGGTGGCCCTTGGGGGCGCGATTGGTGCATCGCTGCGCTATCTCGTTGGCGTGGGTCTACATCGTGCGCTTGGGCAGACCGCGTTTCCTGTTGGGGTGATCTCGGTCAATATTCTTGGCTCTTTATTGATGGGTCTTTTTGTGGGCCTTGCCGCACAGCGCGGGCTGACCCATTTATCCCCTTTCGTCATGACGGGGATCTTGGGCGGGTTTACAACATTTTCTTCCTTTTCGCTTGAGGTCATCACGCTTTATGAGCGGGGCGATTTAGGGTTGGCGGCGGCCTATATTCTGGGCTCGGTCATCCTCTCTATCGTTGCGATTTTCGTGGGGTTACTGCTGACACGGGTGGCGCTGCCATGACGGGTGTTCAGGTTTTGGCTGTCGCGGATTCAGATGCGGATCAGCGGCTTGATCGGTGGTTCCGCCGGCTTTTCCCGCATATCCCGCAAGGCCGCATTGAGAAGATGTGCCGCAAAGGTGAAATCCGTGTCGATGGCGGGCGCGTGAAACCCGCCACACGCCTGCAATCTGGGCAGGAGGTGCGCATCCCCCCCTTGCCTGACCCAATGCCCGGAGATGCGCTTGGCGCGCCGCGGGTGCAGAAATCGGCCATCTCGGACGCGGATGCCGCGATGATGCGCCGCGCGGTCATCTATCAAGACGATCATCTGATCGCGATTAACAAACCCGCAGGCTTGCCCACGCAAGGCGGCAGCGGGCAAGGGGCGCGGCACGTTGATGCGTTGGCGGCCTGTCTCGCGCGCGAGGGTGAGGATAAGCCGCGCCTTGTTCATCGCTTGGATAAGGACACATCGGGCGTTTTGCTTTTGGCGCGCAGCAGGCAAGCCGCGCAGGCCCTCACCGATGCCTTTCGCCATCGTGAGACGCGCAAGATTTACTGGGCCGCCGTTGCAGGCGCGCCTTTGCCCCGAATGGGCAAAATCAAGTTTGGACTGGTAAAGGCTGCAGGCCATGGCAAAGGGGGCGAAGGCGAAAAGATGCGCTGCCTTCATCCATCTGAAATCGCCACCACCGATGGGGCCAAGCGGGCCGAGACAGATTATGCAACGCTCTCTGCGCTTGGGGGGCGGGTGTCATGGGTGGCGATGGTGCCGATTACTGGTCGCACCCATCAATTGCGCGCCCATATCGCAGAACTTGGCCACCCGATCGTGGGGGATGGCAAATATGGCGGCAGCAGTCAGGAAAATTTGGGCGATGGATGGGGCGCGCAATTGGGGGGTGAAATCAGCCGCAAGCTGCATCTTCACGCGCGCTATCTGAAATTCCGTCATCCTTTCTCCAAACGGGATCTCACGCTAACCGCAGCCTTGCCTGATCACATGGCCCGCACATGGGATTTGTTCGACTGGCGCGCCGAAGATGTGCCCGTTGACCCGTTTTATGACGAGCTCGGATGACTGCGCCTTATCTGATCATTTTCGATGTCGATGGCACGTTAATCGACAGTCAGGCACATATTGTAGCTTCGATGGAGGCGGCATTTAGCGGCCTGGATTTGCCTGCGCCAAGCCGTGCGCAGACCTTGTCAATTGTAGGCCTATCGCTACCGGTGGCCATGCTGCGCCTTGCGCCTGATCATAGTGCCGAGATGCGCGCTGATTTGGTCGAAGGGTATAAGGCGGCTTTTCAATCATTGCGCCTCAGCGCGGATGGCGCGGCCTTATCGCCGTTGTTTGAGGGGGCGATGTCAGTTCTAGAGACACTGCAGGCTGACCCGCGCTTTGTTTTGGCTATTGCGACTGGCAAGTCACGGCGGGGGATGGAACATATTTTGGATCAACATGGGCTGCGACCCTATTTTGCCTCCGTTCAGGTCGCCGATGATCACCCCTCAAAGCCACATCCCGCGATGGTGAAGGCTTGTTTGTTCGAATGTGATGTGCCCGCCGCGCGGGCCGTGGTGATCGGTGACACGACCTATGATGTCGAAATGGCGAAGGCTGCTGGCGCACAGGCTATTGGCGTCTCTTGGGGGTATCACAGCGTAGAGGATTTGCGGCAGTCTGGGGCCGACCCCATTTTGCGGCGCTTTGGCGAATTGCCCGCTGCCCTTGAACGAATTTGGAGCCTGACATGAGCGAATGGAAAGCCCGCCGTTTTTGGACATCTGCCAGCGTTGAAACGGTGGAAGGTGGCTATACGGTTCACTTGGACACACGGGCGGTCAAAACACCGCTGAAGGCGCCGCTGATTTTGCCAACCCAAACTATGGCCGAGGCGATTGCAGCAGAATGGATGGCCCAAGCCGAAGAGATCAATCCCCTCACCATGCCTGTCACACGGTCGGCAAATGCCGCGATTGATAAGGTCAGCGCACAAAAGCCAGAGGTTGTGGCGATGCTAGCGGCCTATGCTGAGACAGATTTACTCTGTCACAGGGCTGATCACCCACAGGAATTGGCCACACGCCAAGAAGCGGGATGGCGACCCGTTTTGGACTGGGCTGCAAGCGAGTTGAACGCGCCCTTGATTGTCACAATCGGCGTTTTGCCCGTGCCGCAACCGCAAGATAGCCTTGATCGGGTGCATCAACTTCTCTCGCAGTTTGATAATTTTTCTTTGACCGCATTGCATGACCTGATTTCTATCTCTGGCTCAGCCCTATTGGGGCTTGCTGTGGCGAAAGGGCAGTTCTCGCCGCAAGAAGCATGGAATCTGTCGCGAATCGATGAAA from Rhodobacterales bacterium HKCCA1288 harbors:
- a CDS encoding ATPase codes for the protein MSEWKARRFWTSASVETVEGGYTVHLDTRAVKTPLKAPLILPTQTMAEAIAAEWMAQAEEINPLTMPVTRSANAAIDKVSAQKPEVVAMLAAYAETDLLCHRADHPQELATRQEAGWRPVLDWAASELNAPLIVTIGVLPVPQPQDSLDRVHQLLSQFDNFSLTALHDLISISGSALLGLAVAKGQFSPQEAWNLSRIDENFQAELWGEDEEALDVAAKKKEAFLHAAHFYRLAGGHEALGAG
- a CDS encoding HAD-IA family hydrolase; this translates as MTAPYLIIFDVDGTLIDSQAHIVASMEAAFSGLDLPAPSRAQTLSIVGLSLPVAMLRLAPDHSAEMRADLVEGYKAAFQSLRLSADGAALSPLFEGAMSVLETLQADPRFVLAIATGKSRRGMEHILDQHGLRPYFASVQVADDHPSKPHPAMVKACLFECDVPAARAVVIGDTTYDVEMAKAAGAQAIGVSWGYHSVEDLRQSGADPILRRFGELPAALERIWSLT